The following is a genomic window from Spirosoma foliorum.
ATTTTATCAATTTATCTACTGCGCAGTCGGTACAACGGGCCAAAGAAACCGGTATTCGTAAGGTGATGGGAAGTAGTCGGGCTAATCTTGTCATGCAATTTCTGAGCGAAACTGTCTTTTTAACGTTCGTCGCTGTCCTTATCTCGCTGGTACTCGTCAATCCAATTCTTTCCGCTTTTCAATCGCTAACGCCCAAAGGGTTAACCTTTGATTTATTCAGTTGGCAAACGTTGATTTTCTTAGGGATTGTTACCCTGGTTACCTCACTCCTATCGGGCTTCTATCCATCGTGGGTATTGTCGTCCTACCTTCCTGTGCTGACATTAAAAGGCCAGACGGCCGTAACGGGCGGCCAAAAAGGCTATTTACGTAAAGGGTTGATTGTCTTCCAGTTTACGGTTTCGCTGGTGTTTATTATCAGCACGTTCATTGTAAGTCGGCAACTCAACTTTATGCGCAATGCCGATCTGGGCTTCTCGACCAATGCCATTATTGAAGTCCACACTCATCATGACGACAAGAGTCTTGTGTTAGCCGAAAAAATTAGAAATCTGGCTGGTGTTGAGCAAATTACCCTGCAATGGTTTCCTCCGATGGGTTCGGCGTACATGGTAACCAAGCTCAAATATCAAGGCAAAAAGGAAATCGAGATGGATGTGTCGGCGAAGGCTGGCGATGCAAACTTTATTCCGCTGTATAAACTCCGACTGCTGGCAGGTCGCAACTACCTGAAAAGTGATTCGCTCCGGGAACTGGTCATCAATGCTACGTATGCGAAAGCGCTAGGCTTTAAAAAACCAACCGACGCCATTAACGAACTCATTGAATTTCAAGGCAGAAAATACCCAATTGTGGGCGTAGTAGCCGATTTCCATGAGCAATCGTTTCACGAAAAGATCGAACCGACGTTCATCGGCTATTTACCCCGGCAATCAAAAAACATAGGGGTTAAATTAGCAACCCAAGGCGGGCAACTAAGCGATGTAAAAGAGATTCTGGCCAGTATCGAGCAGGAATGGAAGACCGTTTATCCAGACAACAAATTTGATTATTCCTTTCTGGACGATTCCATTGCCAGGCTCTACGAAAAAGAACAGCAAACCAGTCAGCTCGTCAATACCGCAACCGCTATAGCGATTCTGATTTCTTGTATGGGATTATTTGGCTTAGCTACGTTTACAGCCCAGCAACGCACCAAAGAAATTGGCGTTCGCAAAGTATTAGGAGCTTCGGTAGGTAGTATTGTTGTGCTCCTCTCGAAAGACTTCCTGAAGTTAATCATTATTGCTTTGTTACTCTCCTCGCCAATTGCCTGGTGGGGCATGAATCAATGGCTAAAGGACTTTGCTTATAAGATCGATATGGCCTGGTGGATCTTTGCCCTGGCTGGCATTCTGGCCGTAGCAATAGCCTTACTAACCGTTAGCTTTCAAAGCATTAAAGCCGCCTTGGTGAACCCGGTGAAAAGTTTGCGGAGTGAATAATGTAGAGACGCAATCCCTTGCGTCTCCTCTTGCCGGATGGTTTTGGCTGACGCAAGAGGAGACGCAAGGGATTGCGTCTCTACATTACTGCACCTTCACCCGATTATACATCTCACGGAAATTCTTCACGCTTTCGGCAATTTCGGGGCCGTTGTTTTCCCAGTGATATTCGTATTCCACATTGATGGGTCCTTTAAAATGCTGGCGTT
Proteins encoded in this region:
- a CDS encoding permease prefix domain 2-containing transporter produces the protein MQPPRSADRLLEWFCASHLLEEVQGDLYERFVRDVREVGIPAANQRYWFNVLRFIRPFALKRQPNQYSAPSLVNPLMLRNYFKTSIRNLAKHRVSTLINLLGLTLGVTACLVIYLITSYELGYDTFHPDGERIYRVVGDVKYNATDEKHSVGFLPAPVPQALRKEVAGLETVAAFHNLESDVLIPNGKEKPIRFESRRRTGGDANIIVVEPQYFDIFKYQWLAGNPKIALNEPFKLVLSEQKARTYFGDLPLSEIIGKELIYEDSVRVSVSGIVKDWGKPTDFTFTDFISFATIRASQLKRGINLDDWNDNWSASQAFVKLPAGSTPNQLTASLQQFSKKHFQADMKFWPALQPLSDLHFNETYQDNYSRKAHLPTLYGLMAIAGFILLIAAINFINLSTAQSVQRAKETGIRKVMGSSRANLVMQFLSETVFLTFVAVLISLVLVNPILSAFQSLTPKGLTFDLFSWQTLIFLGIVTLVTSLLSGFYPSWVLSSYLPVLTLKGQTAVTGGQKGYLRKGLIVFQFTVSLVFIISTFIVSRQLNFMRNADLGFSTNAIIEVHTHHDDKSLVLAEKIRNLAGVEQITLQWFPPMGSAYMVTKLKYQGKKEIEMDVSAKAGDANFIPLYKLRLLAGRNYLKSDSLRELVINATYAKALGFKKPTDAINELIEFQGRKYPIVGVVADFHEQSFHEKIEPTFIGYLPRQSKNIGVKLATQGGQLSDVKEILASIEQEWKTVYPDNKFDYSFLDDSIARLYEKEQQTSQLVNTATAIAILISCMGLFGLATFTAQQRTKEIGVRKVLGASVGSIVVLLSKDFLKLIIIALLLSSPIAWWGMNQWLKDFAYKIDMAWWIFALAGILAVAIALLTVSFQSIKAALVNPVKSLRSE